Within Alteromonas sp. LMIT006, the genomic segment CGTAACTGATGCGAGCGACCTGTTTTGGGTTCAAGCCGTACTAAACTGGTTTTATCATCACGACTGATCACACGGTAGTGGGTAAGCGAGGCTTTACCAGTTTGGTAACAAATTTTTTGCTTAGGACGATTCGGCCAATCCACAATTAAAGGCGCATCACATACCCCTTCATCTTCAATGGGATGACCTAAAACCCGTGCGTAATATATTTTATGAGTGTTTCTTTCGGCAAACTGTTTACCTAGGTTGGTACTGGCTGTTTTGTGCATAGCAAGAACCATTAGCCCAGAGGTTGCCATATCCAACCGATGAACGATATACGCTTGCGGGAAGACGGTATTGACACGTTTTTGGATACTGTCTTGATGTGCATCACCACGCCCACGTACCGATAGAATCCATGCTGGTTTATCAACGACCAATATATCATCGTCTTGATAGATGATCTTCAGATAGGGCACCATCGGCGGTTGGTAGTTAAAAAAAGCCATGACAGCAAACTCGTTATTGTGGGTTATTGACAAGGACACGTATCGAGTCAAGGTTGACTGGTGCGTTTTCGATTTGCCAGCATGCCTCGCGCAACTGTGCCTCTAATATACTGATTTCTTCAGGTCTTACAGCTGGGTTGATATGTTGCAAATAGTGCAAACGTTCCAGCTCGGTCCCGAGTGTTAATTGCATGTGTTGGAGAGCGTTATTCTTAATGTGCACTGCTTGTTCTAAGGCAGTGTTTTCGCACGTCCTTATGGCTTGTTTAATTTGGGCTGCCAAGGCGGTGATCAGTTTGGCTGCGATGACTTTTTTGACTCTGTGAATCGACTCAACAGTCTCATTGAAGATTTGATTTGCATGATCACAGCTCACAACAAAACTTTGCGGAGTCAAATAGGGGTTGTGCTCAGCTTGAGATGCTGCTTGTATCACAAATTGACATTGCACAATAAACGCCCCAACCGGTTTATTACTATCTGAAAATAGACCGATGCTGGCTTTCCCTGTGTTATCACTGAGTAATGTTGCCATTAGTTCACGCACGAATGGATGTTCAAAACTGATAAAATGATAGTCTTCTCTAGCGGTGGCTACGCGTCTTGAAAATGTCACCGTCATACCTTCATCCGGTAAGGTTTGTAATGGGTATAACAAATCTTCTGTAGGTTGTATGACATAGCTCACGTGATCATTGATGATAAATTTAAAGCCAACCACATCTGCCATAGAGCTTAAATACTGATAAACCTCTTCACCTTCAGCTTCATCATCAAGTGCGGCGATAATGTCTGCATGTTGGTCAAAACCTTTGGCATTAAGTTCGAGTAGTTTGTTTCTGCCTTGCTCTTGTGCCGTAACCAAGTTTTTGGTGAGTGAGGCAATATTCGGTAATTCGGCATCAAAGTCAGGATCTTGTATCAGCTTAGCCAAAGGTTGTCCGAGTTCCGTTAACACTTCATTTCCGACAGTACAGGTTTGGTTAAACGCATTCAGACCGACATCAAAAAATCGGAAAAGGCGTTCTTGCGCACTATTGCGATGAAAAGGCACAATAATTTCGACCTGACTGGTTTGCCCGATGCGATCCAGGCGTCCAATGCGTTGTTCTAACAAATCTGGATTAAGTGGCAGATCGAATAAAATAAGTTGCTGACAAAACTGGAAATTTCGACCTTCTGAGCCAATTTCTGAACACAATAGCATGGGGGCGCCATCTTCGTCATCGGCGAAGAAATGTGCCGCTCGATCCCGCTCACTAATACTCATTTGTTCATGAAATACAGGTAATGAAATACCTCTCTTGATACGGATATGTTCTGCTAATTCAAGAACGGCCCGAGCGGTTCGACAGATTAAAAGGGTTTTTCCTCGAGCATTTTGTAAAAATTCCAAAAGCCAATTGACCTTTGGATCCTGTTCAAGCCAATCTTTTACCCAATCGGTATCTTCATGAATGTGGGCAATTACTCTGTCTTTAATTGTCGTGTATTCTTCCGGGGAATCTAGTGGGTGAGCAATCACCTGTCGAGCATTAGCATGGCCAATGGCCTTGCGTGTGTTGCGATAAAATAGTCTTCCCGTACCGTGCCGATCGATGAGTTCTTGAATTAATTCAAAGACACTTTTGTCAGCAATATCTGAAATGCTTAATTCGGGCAAAAATTCATGACAACGAGCAATTAAATCGTGATCCAACTGTGTGCAAGACAATAAGGCATCACTTAAATCCGCAAGGGCTTGATAGCTAGCCTGTTCAGCATGAAATTGCTCTGCACTGGTAAACCGATTTGGATCAAGTAGCTGTAATTGTGCAAAATGGGCGTCGCTACCTTGTTGATCAGGAGTCGCAGTGAGTAGTAACACACTTGGGATGAGTTGACATAGT encodes:
- a CDS encoding RluA family pseudouridine synthase, which produces MAFFNYQPPMVPYLKIIYQDDDILVVDKPAWILSVRGRGDAHQDSIQKRVNTVFPQAYIVHRLDMATSGLMVLAMHKTASTNLGKQFAERNTHKIYYARVLGHPIEDEGVCDAPLIVDWPNRPKQKICYQTGKASLTHYRVISRDDKTSLVRLEPKTGRSHQLRVHMLSLGHPILGDRLYSSEASRIGIERMHLHAGELGLTHPATNEWLEFTSEHCFADEPASIQSIVF
- the rapA gene encoding RNA polymerase-associated protein RapA, producing the protein MIGQRWLNSQQPELGLGLVTEVQGRQVALYFPLVDSDARYASESAPLLRFTLDVGECAQDINNRTFEVISSDEDNGLMSYEVEYPNGARTTLFETQIAHHLQINQPEKRLFNGQINHTAWFDVRHQTYQAQYKHNTHPGIGLLGARMTPLEHQVNIVQQVGQRFAPRVLLADEVGLGKTIEAAMILHKQILLGRCQRALIIVPESLQHQWLVELHRRINMMFSLFDEERLEALSDENDNPWLTAQWVITNVSTLQAQPQALQQLCETPWDCLIVDEAHHLTEQSSHNSEYEAIAKLCQLIPSVLLLTATPDQQGSDAHFAQLQLLDPNRFTSAEQFHAEQASYQALADLSDALLSCTQLDHDLIARCHEFLPELSISDIADKSVFELIQELIDRHGTGRLFYRNTRKAIGHANARQVIAHPLDSPEEYTTIKDRVIAHIHEDTDWVKDWLEQDPKVNWLLEFLQNARGKTLLICRTARAVLELAEHIRIKRGISLPVFHEQMSISERDRAAHFFADDEDGAPMLLCSEIGSEGRNFQFCQQLILFDLPLNPDLLEQRIGRLDRIGQTSQVEIIVPFHRNSAQERLFRFFDVGLNAFNQTCTVGNEVLTELGQPLAKLIQDPDFDAELPNIASLTKNLVTAQEQGRNKLLELNAKGFDQHADIIAALDDEAEGEEVYQYLSSMADVVGFKFIINDHVSYVIQPTEDLLYPLQTLPDEGMTVTFSRRVATAREDYHFISFEHPFVRELMATLLSDNTGKASIGLFSDSNKPVGAFIVQCQFVIQAASQAEHNPYLTPQSFVVSCDHANQIFNETVESIHRVKKVIAAKLITALAAQIKQAIRTCENTALEQAVHIKNNALQHMQLTLGTELERLHYLQHINPAVRPEEISILEAQLREACWQIENAPVNLDSIRVLVNNPQ